Proteins from a single region of Runella sp. SP2:
- the rpsN gene encoding 30S ribosomal protein S14 — translation MAKESVKARELKKQKLVAKYAEKRAALKEAGDWEGLDKLPRSSSAVRLHNRCRLTGRPRGYMRKFGICRVVFREMASQGKIPGVTKASW, via the coding sequence ATGGCGAAAGAATCAGTAAAAGCAAGAGAATTGAAAAAGCAAAAGCTAGTTGCTAAGTACGCTGAAAAGCGTGCTGCTTTGAAAGAAGCTGGCGACTGGGAAGGTTTAGACAAATTGCCACGTAGTTCATCGGCAGTTCGTTTGCATAACCGTTGCCGCCTTACAGGCCGTCCAAGAGGATACATGCGCAAGTTTGGTATTTGCCGTGTTGTTTTCCGCGAAATGGCTTCTCAAGGAAAAATTCCTGGCGTAACCAAAGCAAGTTGGTAA
- the rplE gene encoding 50S ribosomal protein L5, with protein sequence MATTRLKEKYTKEVVSHLQEKFQYKSIMQVPHLDKIVINKGIGAAVSDKKLIDAGLEEITLIAGQKAVPTMSKKAVSNFKLREKMPIGVKVTLRGDKMYEFLDRLTSIALPRVRDFQGISDKGFDGRGNYTFGVKEQIIFPEIQIDKVNKISGMDITFVTSAKTDEESYELLKSLGMPFTKGKK encoded by the coding sequence ATGGCAACTACGAGATTAAAAGAGAAATACACGAAGGAAGTCGTATCTCACTTGCAAGAGAAATTTCAATACAAATCAATTATGCAAGTACCACACCTTGATAAGATTGTTATCAACAAGGGTATCGGTGCAGCAGTATCTGACAAGAAATTGATTGATGCTGGATTGGAAGAAATCACGCTTATTGCAGGTCAGAAGGCAGTTCCAACAATGTCTAAGAAGGCGGTCTCTAACTTTAAGTTACGCGAAAAAATGCCAATCGGCGTGAAAGTAACGCTTCGTGGAGACAAAATGTACGAATTCTTGGATCGTCTAACAAGCATCGCTTTACCACGTGTTCGTGACTTCCAAGGAATTAGCGACAAAGGCTTTGATGGCCGCGGTAACTACACATTCGGTGTAAAAGAGCAAATTATCTTTCCTGAAATTCAAATCGACAAAGTGAATAAGATTTCAGGTATGGATATTACATTCGTAACCTCTGCAAAGACAGATGAAGAAAGTTACGAGTTGTTGAAATCTCTTGGTATGCCCTTTACAAAAGGTAAAAAATAA
- the rplX gene encoding 50S ribosomal protein L24, which produces MERKFNKQPKLHIRTGDSVEVIAGNSKGQSGKVTKVLVEKQRAIVEGVNLVTKHVKPTAANPQGELKKIEGSIHISNLMLIDPATGKPTRTGRKLNEQGKLQRYSKESGKFIPDPSK; this is translated from the coding sequence ATGGAAAGAAAATTCAACAAACAGCCCAAGTTACACATTCGTACTGGAGACTCAGTAGAAGTGATAGCTGGTAACTCAAAAGGCCAGTCGGGCAAAGTCACCAAAGTGTTGGTTGAGAAACAGCGTGCGATTGTGGAAGGTGTTAACCTTGTCACAAAACACGTTAAACCAACTGCCGCGAATCCTCAAGGTGAGCTTAAAAAGATAGAAGGCTCAATTCATATCAGTAACTTGATGTTGATTGATCCAGCTACTGGTAAGCCAACCCGTACAGGACGCAAGCTCAACGAGCAAGGGAAACTACAACGCTATTCAAAAGAATCAGGGAAGTTTATTCCAGATCCTTCAAAGTAG
- the rplN gene encoding 50S ribosomal protein L14, whose product MVQQESRLSVADNSGAKEVLVIRVLGGTGKRYASIGDKVVVTVKQAIPSGNIKKGTVSKAVVVRTKKEIRRKDGSYIRFEDNAVVLLNNQDEPRGTRIFGPVARELREKNFMKIVSLAPEVL is encoded by the coding sequence ATGGTACAGCAAGAATCAAGACTGTCTGTTGCTGATAATAGTGGAGCGAAAGAAGTACTTGTCATCCGTGTATTGGGTGGTACTGGCAAACGCTACGCATCTATTGGTGACAAAGTTGTGGTGACAGTTAAACAGGCAATTCCTTCGGGCAACATAAAGAAAGGTACAGTTTCTAAGGCCGTTGTTGTTCGTACCAAGAAAGAAATCCGTCGTAAAGATGGTTCTTACATTCGATTCGAGGACAACGCCGTCGTATTACTCAACAACCAAGATGAACCACGTGGTACCCGTATTTTCGGACCCGTTGCTCGTGAGTTGCGTGAGAAAAACTTTATGAAAATTGTTTCATTGGCACCTGAAGTATTGTAA
- the rpsQ gene encoding 30S ribosomal protein S17 gives MEAAAQTTVERNLRKVRVGRVVSNKMEKSCVVAVERKVKHPKYGKFMKKTTKLMVHDENNECGIGDTIRVMETRPLSKNKRWRLVEIIEKAK, from the coding sequence ATGGAGGCAGCAGCACAAACAACCGTAGAAAGAAATTTACGCAAAGTCAGAGTTGGCCGCGTAGTAAGCAACAAAATGGAGAAATCTTGCGTTGTCGCGGTAGAGCGTAAAGTAAAGCACCCGAAATACGGTAAGTTTATGAAAAAAACTACCAAATTAATGGTGCATGACGAAAATAATGAGTGTGGAATCGGCGATACAATTCGCGTAATGGAAACACGCCCACTCAGTAAGAATAAGCGTTGGAGATTAGTCGAAATCATTGAAAAAGCGAAATAA
- the rpmC gene encoding 50S ribosomal protein L29, whose amino-acid sequence MKNSEIKALTVEQLTQTIAEEQDRLLKLKFAHAVSPIENPMRIRNTRRLIARLITELSAKNKVASA is encoded by the coding sequence ATGAAAAATAGTGAAATAAAAGCGCTAACGGTAGAACAATTGACGCAAACGATTGCTGAAGAGCAAGATCGTCTTTTAAAGTTAAAGTTTGCTCATGCCGTATCTCCGATCGAAAACCCGATGCGTATTCGCAATACGCGCCGCCTAATAGCTAGGTTGATCACGGAATTGTCGGCTAAAAATAAAGTCGCAAGCGCGTAA
- the rplP gene encoding 50S ribosomal protein L16 has translation MLQPKRTKFRKQQKSKGSEKGMATRGHQIAFGTFAIKALEPGWITARQIEAARISVTRAMKREGQVWIRIFPDKPITKKPLEVRMGKGKGAPEYWVAPVKAGTILFEATGVSLELANEALRLAAQKLPVKTKFVVRRDHQEEAE, from the coding sequence ATGTTACAACCGAAAAGAACCAAGTTCCGCAAACAACAAAAAAGCAAAGGGTCTGAAAAAGGCATGGCTACTCGTGGCCACCAAATTGCTTTCGGTACGTTTGCCATTAAAGCGCTCGAACCTGGCTGGATTACAGCCCGTCAGATTGAGGCAGCTCGTATCTCAGTTACCCGTGCAATGAAACGTGAAGGTCAAGTTTGGATTCGTATCTTCCCAGATAAGCCAATCACAAAGAAGCCTCTCGAAGTACGTATGGGTAAAGGAAAAGGTGCTCCTGAGTATTGGGTAGCCCCAGTAAAAGCGGGTACAATCTTATTTGAAGCCACAGGTGTGTCACTCGAATTAGCTAATGAAGCTCTTCGTCTAGCCGCTCAGAAGCTTCCCGTTAAGACTAAGTTCGTAGTTCGTCGCGATCATCAAGAAGAAGCAGAATAA
- the rpsC gene encoding 30S ribosomal protein S3 — translation MGQKVNPVGLRLGIVRGWESSWYGGREFADKLIEDEQIRKYISARIPKGAISKVVIERTLKRITLTIHTARPGIVIGKGGNEVDKIKEELKKITGKDIQINIYEIKRPEIDAKLVGESIAQQLENRISYRRAMKQAISSAMRVGAQGIKVRISGRLGGAEMARTEEYKEGRVPLHTLRADIDYAISEALTVYGKIGIKVWVFKGEIFGKRDLSPISGGAAAAERSGGNDRGGERGDRRRGGGDREGGDRRGGNGGGNKNRNNNNRNKKK, via the coding sequence ATGGGACAGAAAGTTAATCCTGTAGGTCTGCGACTCGGTATCGTCCGTGGTTGGGAATCAAGCTGGTACGGCGGACGTGAGTTTGCTGACAAATTGATTGAAGATGAGCAGATCCGCAAATATATTTCCGCTCGTATTCCAAAAGGCGCCATCTCTAAAGTAGTAATTGAACGTACTTTGAAGCGCATTACGCTTACGATTCACACGGCTCGCCCAGGTATCGTAATCGGTAAAGGTGGAAACGAGGTAGATAAAATCAAAGAAGAGCTTAAAAAGATTACGGGTAAAGATATCCAAATCAACATCTACGAAATCAAGCGTCCTGAAATTGATGCTAAATTGGTAGGTGAATCAATCGCTCAACAACTTGAAAACCGTATCTCTTATCGTCGCGCTATGAAGCAAGCAATTTCTTCAGCAATGCGTGTAGGAGCACAAGGTATCAAAGTTCGGATTTCAGGTCGTTTAGGTGGTGCTGAAATGGCACGTACTGAAGAGTATAAAGAGGGTCGAGTACCTTTGCATACTCTTCGCGCTGACATCGACTACGCTATCTCAGAAGCTTTGACCGTCTATGGAAAGATTGGAATCAAAGTATGGGTTTTCAAAGGCGAAATCTTTGGAAAGCGTGACTTATCGCCAATCAGCGGTGGTGCAGCAGCAGCAGAACGTAGCGGTGGAAATGACCGTGGCGGAGAGCGTGGCGACCGTCGTAGAGGTGGTGGTGACCGCGAAGGTGGTGACCGTCGTGGTGGAAACGGTGGCGGCAACAAAAACCGCAACAACAACAACCGTAACAAGAAAAAGTAA
- the rplV gene encoding 50S ribosomal protein L22 has translation MEARAILRNVPTSPRKMRLVADMIRGQKVSRALAILQYQPQAAAPVLKKVLMSAVANWQQLNEDVKLEDAELYVKTVFVDGGTMLKRLRPAPQGRAYRVRKRSNHITLVVDDASAELIQQEA, from the coding sequence ATGGAAGCAAGAGCTATATTAAGAAACGTACCCACTTCACCTCGTAAAATGCGGTTAGTAGCCGACATGATTCGGGGCCAGAAAGTGAGCCGCGCATTGGCGATTTTGCAGTATCAGCCACAGGCTGCCGCTCCGGTTTTGAAAAAAGTTTTGATGTCAGCCGTAGCTAACTGGCAACAGCTCAACGAGGATGTTAAACTTGAAGACGCTGAACTGTATGTAAAGACAGTATTCGTTGACGGCGGTACTATGTTGAAGCGTCTGCGTCCGGCTCCTCAAGGCCGTGCCTATCGCGTTCGTAAGCGTTCAAACCACATTACACTTGTGGTAGATGATGCATCAGCAGAATTAATCCAACAAGAAGCCTAA
- the rpsS gene encoding 30S ribosomal protein S19 gives MGRSIKKGPYIDFRLQIKVDAMNDSGKKSVIKTWSRRSTISPDFIGHTFAVHNGNKFIPVYVTENMVGHKLGEFSPTRNFRGHIAKKDKGKR, from the coding sequence ATGGGACGTTCGATAAAAAAAGGACCATACATTGATTTCCGTCTGCAAATTAAAGTAGATGCCATGAATGATTCGGGCAAGAAATCAGTAATCAAGACTTGGTCAAGACGCAGTACAATCTCCCCAGATTTTATTGGTCACACTTTTGCAGTACACAACGGAAACAAGTTTATCCCAGTGTACGTAACCGAAAACATGGTTGGGCATAAGTTGGGCGAATTCTCTCCTACGCGCAATTTCCGTGGGCACATTGCCAAAAAGGACAAAGGTAAGCGATAG
- the rplB gene encoding 50S ribosomal protein L2 → MGVIKLKPTTPGQRYRTAPSFDEITTDKPEKSLLAPIKKTGGRNSQGRRTARYIGGGHKRMYRIIDFKRNKLDVPGTVMTVEYDPNRSARIALVEYQDGEKRYILAPQGIAVGQTIISGSEVAPEVGNALPLAVMPIGTIVHNVELHPGKGGQLVRSAGTYAQLVARDGKYAVLRMPSSEMRMVLAVCKATVGSVSNPDHMNVSLGKAGRKRWLGIRPRVRGVAMNPVDHPMGGGEGRASGGHPRSRTGLYAKGKKTRTPKKYSNRLIISKRKK, encoded by the coding sequence ATGGGAGTCATTAAGCTCAAACCAACAACTCCAGGTCAGCGCTACCGTACGGCTCCGTCGTTTGACGAAATTACGACCGACAAGCCAGAAAAAAGCTTGTTAGCCCCTATCAAAAAGACAGGTGGACGTAACAGCCAAGGTCGTCGTACAGCTCGTTACATTGGCGGTGGTCACAAGCGCATGTACCGTATCATCGATTTCAAGCGTAATAAATTGGACGTACCAGGTACTGTAATGACAGTAGAATACGATCCAAACCGTTCTGCTCGTATCGCATTGGTAGAGTACCAAGATGGTGAAAAACGCTACATCCTTGCCCCACAAGGTATTGCTGTAGGACAAACAATTATCTCTGGAAGCGAAGTAGCTCCAGAAGTAGGAAACGCTCTTCCGCTTGCTGTGATGCCAATTGGTACAATCGTCCACAATGTGGAATTGCACCCAGGTAAAGGAGGTCAGCTCGTTCGTAGTGCGGGAACTTATGCTCAGTTAGTAGCTCGCGATGGTAAATATGCAGTATTGCGTATGCCATCAAGCGAAATGCGGATGGTTCTTGCAGTATGTAAGGCAACGGTAGGTTCAGTATCTAACCCCGATCACATGAACGTGAGCCTTGGTAAGGCGGGTCGTAAACGTTGGTTAGGTATTCGTCCACGTGTACGTGGGGTTGCGATGAACCCAGTCGATCACCCAATGGGTGGTGGTGAAGGTCGTGCGTCAGGTGGTCACCCACGTTCTCGTACGGGCTTATATGCGAAGGGTAAAAAGACCCGTACTCCGAAAAAGTATTCTAACCGTTTGATTATTAGCAAACGTAAAAAATAA
- the rplW gene encoding 50S ribosomal protein L23, which yields MSVLKRPILTEKATALSNLGKYVFEVTKTANKIEIANAIEKMYGVKVASVDTMRSIGRKKTRMSRGKAISGITSTYKKAIVTLKAGEIIDIYADIV from the coding sequence ATGAGTGTACTTAAGCGACCAATATTGACCGAAAAAGCTACTGCTCTTAGCAACTTGGGCAAGTATGTATTTGAGGTAACAAAAACTGCCAATAAAATTGAAATCGCCAATGCCATCGAAAAGATGTACGGCGTTAAGGTAGCAAGCGTAGATACAATGCGCTCGATTGGTAGAAAGAAAACAAGAATGTCACGCGGTAAGGCCATTAGTGGTATTACTTCAACGTACAAAAAGGCCATTGTGACATTGAAAGCAGGCGAGATTATTGATATCTACGCTGATATTGTTTAA
- the rplD gene encoding 50S ribosomal protein L4, with translation MELSVLNIKGQATGKTVSLSDEVFGIEPNEHVVYLDVKQYLANQRQGTHKSKERAEVSYSTRKIKRQKGTGGARAGSIKSPVFVGGGRVFGPRPRDYSFKLNKKVKALARKSVLSQKAKANGISVVEDFTFDAPKTKQYLSFLSALSLTGKKTLLILPEYNNNVYLSGRNIPKTNITTAGDVNTYDLINAEVLLISETAVSKLENLLNK, from the coding sequence ATGGAACTTTCAGTATTAAATATAAAAGGACAAGCGACTGGTAAAACAGTCTCTCTTTCCGATGAAGTGTTCGGCATCGAGCCAAATGAGCACGTAGTATATTTGGATGTGAAACAGTACTTGGCCAATCAACGTCAAGGTACTCACAAGTCAAAAGAGCGTGCCGAGGTTTCTTATTCAACTAGAAAAATCAAGCGCCAAAAGGGAACTGGTGGAGCTCGTGCGGGTTCAATCAAGTCGCCAGTATTCGTAGGTGGTGGACGTGTATTCGGTCCTAGACCACGCGATTATAGCTTCAAATTGAATAAAAAAGTAAAAGCGTTGGCGCGTAAGTCAGTGCTTTCACAGAAAGCTAAAGCAAATGGTATTTCGGTAGTAGAAGACTTTACGTTTGATGCTCCAAAAACAAAACAATACCTTTCGTTTTTGAGCGCGCTTTCACTTACTGGTAAGAAAACACTTCTTATTTTGCCAGAATACAATAACAATGTGTATTTGTCAGGACGTAACATTCCTAAGACAAATATTACTACAGCAGGTGATGTTAATACATACGACCTTATCAATGCTGAGGTGTTGTTAATCAGTGAAACAGCGGTGTCGAAGTTAGAAAATCTCTTGAACAAGTAA
- the rplC gene encoding 50S ribosomal protein L3 — MSGLIGKKIGMTSVYNADGQALACTVIEAGPCVVTQVKTEETDGYQAIQLGFGEKKEKHTTQPLMGHFKKAGTTPKRKLVEFKEFTQELALGQTLEVADVFIEGDFVDVVGTAKGRGFQGVVKRHGFGGVGGQTHGQHNRQRHPGSIGACSFPSRVFKGIRMAGRMGNNRVKVQNLKVLKVIPGQNIVVISGSVPGAKNSFVIIEK; from the coding sequence ATGTCTGGTTTAATAGGAAAAAAAATCGGAATGACAAGCGTGTACAATGCGGACGGGCAGGCTCTGGCGTGTACGGTTATTGAAGCTGGTCCTTGTGTAGTAACGCAAGTAAAAACCGAAGAAACCGATGGATACCAAGCTATTCAGCTCGGTTTCGGTGAGAAGAAAGAAAAGCACACGACTCAACCGCTCATGGGTCACTTCAAGAAAGCAGGAACTACTCCTAAGCGCAAGCTCGTCGAGTTCAAAGAGTTCACACAAGAACTTGCTTTGGGTCAGACGCTAGAAGTTGCTGACGTTTTTATTGAAGGAGACTTTGTGGATGTGGTTGGAACTGCCAAAGGTCGTGGTTTTCAAGGTGTTGTAAAGCGTCATGGCTTTGGTGGGGTTGGAGGCCAAACTCACGGTCAGCACAACCGTCAACGTCACCCAGGTTCGATTGGGGCTTGTTCGTTTCCGTCGCGTGTATTCAAAGGAATTCGCATGGCAGGTCGTATGGGTAACAACCGCGTGAAGGTGCAAAACCTTAAAGTGTTGAAGGTAATCCCTGGGCAGAATATCGTCGTTATCAGTGGCTCAGTGCCAGGTGCGAAGAATTCGTTTGTAATCATTGAAAAGTAA
- a CDS encoding response regulator transcription factor — protein MIKTRLCLVEDDYIIREGFAALLSQTSDFEVVGAYSNCEDYLKNLATDRPDVVLMDLELPRMGGVEGIERTKKLRPQTQLIVVTVYENDGLVFKALCAGAGGYLTKNMPPSRLIDAIREIRQGGAPMSTNIARMVVASFQKNYQSPLTARETEVLERIAQGKSYTTIADELFVDKETIRTHIKNIYWKLEVHSKAEAIEKARKEKLI, from the coding sequence ATGATAAAAACACGCCTTTGTTTGGTCGAAGACGACTACATTATCCGAGAAGGCTTTGCAGCACTTTTAAGTCAAACTTCTGATTTTGAGGTGGTAGGAGCCTATTCTAACTGTGAAGATTACCTCAAAAATCTGGCCACCGACCGCCCTGATGTGGTATTAATGGATTTGGAATTACCTCGCATGGGAGGAGTGGAAGGGATTGAACGTACCAAAAAGCTCCGTCCCCAAACTCAGCTCATCGTTGTGACGGTATATGAAAACGATGGGTTAGTATTTAAGGCATTGTGTGCAGGAGCTGGAGGTTATTTGACCAAAAATATGCCCCCAAGTCGTTTGATTGACGCCATTCGAGAAATCCGCCAAGGCGGAGCTCCCATGAGTACCAATATTGCTCGAATGGTGGTTGCTTCCTTCCAAAAAAATTACCAATCGCCCCTTACTGCCCGCGAAACGGAAGTATTAGAGCGAATTGCCCAAGGAAAAAGCTACACGACCATTGCTGATGAACTGTTTGTTGACAAAGAAACGATTCGGACTCACATCAAAAATATTTATTGGAAGTTAGAGGTTCATTCCAAAGCGGAAGCGATTGAAAAAGCGCGCAAAGAAAAATTAATTTGA
- a CDS encoding sensor histidine kinase translates to MKTKLLIGLMWMWAAWANAAPPIGFDFWNHLGTNEGLSQNEVHCILQDHRGLMWFGTQDGLNCYDGQRVQVFRQTPFDSTSLSDDFITTLHEDSKQRFWVGTAKGLNCYDFAKGTFRRSSQLKTVILQIIEDKNKAIWVQTKTTWWVMAANETEFKVTKRSPDDAKKALLAQITPLLPAKVSVSSLMTDHLGIVWVGTRGQGIYRFRYEADKQQYVPLDAFDEDFFDTNGLKSSYITCLYEGNEADEDIVWIGTREAGVQLYSRSKNTFKHWERLFTQESVATRTFFGLTTDKKGHLWVGSYSGLYRIHRATHDIRTYKTPPNTIVETSLEDTQGSVWVGGNTGLFHLDNAQQRFEPFNLPLYEGGQPWVLRIYEDPSQQVWVGTRGYLAQIDPQKKVRTWKELPVSKTTKAKLESVGTIQRDAKGGMWIGMRQGLIYWPAQNQYARLFQNNPNDVKSLISNMILDVHVDAKQRVWICSAKGLSLAKHQNGKVEFEHFTEKNGLTNSFVYGAMSDKAGNLWLTTNGGLIRFNPEKKTFRTYTSQDGLGGLEFNSGGFHRSPDGEFFVGGNGMLLSFRPDELVINNHLPRILLRSFKKFEKPVVHLDSIIASGQPIRLDYDENFFSFEWAALDYTNPSSNQFAYRLEGFDKDWVYTGTRRFVDFTNLNPGNYKLWVKAANNEGKWNDRDYLQLSLVITPPFWKTWWFYGLLFLLVAAVAKLLYDNHVRQLLALERAKLEENERVRKLAAQDLHDEFGNTLTRISLLTELVKNRMNGQAGGEVGELLTKISDNANRMYQGTKDFIWAINPEHDSLYEIAVRLKDFGDDVFDKTGVRFNVEGLNDALRGVNLPTGASRHLVLLFKEAMSNTLKHAQATETTLSFVPTADSLRIEWQDNGRGVDLGRSRPGNGLMNIQTRAEKIGGVATLTSPKHGGFVVLFERPCV, encoded by the coding sequence ATGAAAACGAAACTACTCATCGGGCTTATGTGGATGTGGGCGGCTTGGGCAAACGCTGCGCCACCGATTGGCTTTGACTTTTGGAATCATTTAGGAACCAACGAGGGGCTAAGCCAAAACGAAGTTCACTGTATTTTACAAGACCACCGTGGTTTGATGTGGTTTGGGACGCAAGATGGCCTCAATTGTTACGACGGCCAGCGAGTGCAGGTTTTTCGTCAAACGCCTTTTGACTCTACCTCCTTGTCCGATGATTTTATTACTACGCTTCACGAAGACTCCAAACAGCGCTTTTGGGTAGGTACTGCCAAAGGATTGAACTGTTACGATTTTGCCAAAGGGACGTTTCGACGTAGTTCGCAACTCAAAACGGTCATTTTACAAATCATTGAAGATAAAAATAAGGCCATTTGGGTTCAGACAAAAACGACTTGGTGGGTTATGGCTGCCAATGAAACGGAGTTTAAAGTAACAAAACGTAGTCCCGATGATGCGAAAAAAGCATTATTGGCTCAAATTACCCCCTTACTTCCTGCGAAGGTATCTGTTTCTTCGCTCATGACCGACCACCTGGGCATTGTGTGGGTCGGAACACGTGGCCAAGGTATCTATCGGTTTCGCTACGAAGCGGATAAGCAACAGTATGTGCCTTTAGATGCTTTTGATGAAGATTTTTTTGATACCAACGGCTTGAAAAGTAGCTATATCACTTGTTTGTACGAGGGCAATGAGGCCGATGAAGATATTGTATGGATAGGAACGCGCGAAGCGGGCGTGCAATTATACAGTCGCTCCAAAAATACATTTAAACACTGGGAACGTCTTTTTACCCAAGAGTCAGTAGCTACTCGTACGTTTTTTGGGTTAACGACCGATAAGAAAGGACACCTGTGGGTGGGTTCTTATTCTGGCTTGTACCGTATTCATCGGGCAACGCACGACATCCGAACGTATAAAACTCCGCCCAATACCATCGTCGAAACCTCTTTGGAAGATACACAGGGTAGTGTTTGGGTAGGAGGAAATACGGGGTTGTTTCATTTGGACAATGCCCAGCAACGATTTGAACCGTTTAACCTGCCACTGTACGAAGGCGGTCAGCCGTGGGTATTGCGAATTTATGAAGACCCAAGCCAACAAGTTTGGGTAGGGACGCGGGGATACTTGGCACAAATTGACCCGCAAAAAAAAGTTCGTACGTGGAAAGAGCTGCCTGTTTCTAAGACCACCAAAGCAAAACTGGAATCAGTAGGGACGATCCAGCGTGATGCCAAAGGAGGAATGTGGATTGGAATGCGGCAAGGGTTAATCTATTGGCCCGCGCAAAATCAATACGCCCGTTTGTTTCAAAACAATCCCAACGATGTAAAGTCACTCATTAGTAATATGATATTGGACGTGCATGTGGACGCCAAACAACGCGTTTGGATATGTTCGGCCAAGGGATTGAGTTTGGCAAAACACCAAAATGGAAAAGTAGAATTTGAACATTTTACCGAAAAAAATGGCCTTACCAATTCGTTTGTCTATGGGGCTATGAGCGATAAAGCGGGGAATTTGTGGTTGACGACCAACGGAGGGCTTATTCGCTTCAATCCTGAAAAGAAAACATTTCGCACCTACACCAGCCAAGATGGCTTGGGAGGATTAGAATTCAACTCGGGAGGTTTTCATCGCAGCCCCGATGGGGAGTTTTTTGTGGGTGGAAACGGAATGTTGCTCAGTTTTCGCCCCGATGAATTGGTGATAAACAACCACCTCCCACGGATTTTGCTACGTTCTTTTAAAAAGTTTGAAAAACCAGTTGTTCATTTAGATAGCATCATTGCGAGCGGTCAGCCCATTCGTTTAGATTACGACGAAAATTTTTTCTCCTTTGAGTGGGCAGCATTGGACTATACCAATCCTTCTAGCAATCAGTTTGCGTACCGTCTCGAAGGCTTCGATAAAGATTGGGTCTATACGGGCACGCGTCGCTTTGTCGATTTTACCAACCTCAATCCTGGGAATTATAAATTATGGGTGAAGGCGGCCAATAACGAAGGAAAGTGGAACGACCGAGATTACCTACAGCTATCGCTGGTGATTACCCCGCCTTTTTGGAAAACGTGGTGGTTTTATGGACTCCTTTTTCTACTGGTGGCGGCAGTGGCAAAACTGCTTTATGATAATCATGTTCGACAACTGCTTGCGCTTGAGCGAGCAAAATTGGAGGAAAACGAGCGCGTTCGGAAACTAGCTGCCCAAGATTTACACGATGAGTTTGGAAATACCCTCACGCGAATTTCCCTTTTGACCGAATTGGTGAAAAACCGAATGAATGGCCAAGCGGGAGGCGAAGTAGGGGAATTGTTGACCAAAATCAGCGATAATGCCAATCGAATGTACCAAGGGACCAAAGACTTTATCTGGGCGATTAACCCCGAACACGATAGCCTGTATGAAATCGCGGTTCGATTGAAGGATTTTGGCGACGACGTTTTTGATAAAACTGGGGTACGGTTCAATGTGGAAGGATTAAACGATGCGCTTCGTGGCGTAAATTTACCGACGGGTGCAAGTCGGCATTTGGTGCTTTTGTTCAAAGAAGCCATGAGCAACACCCTCAAACACGCGCAGGCGACCGAAACCACGCTTTCGTTTGTTCCCACTGCTGACTCATTACGTATCGAATGGCAAGACAATGGCCGAGGCGTGGACTTAGGACGAAGCCGACCAGGTAATGGCTTGATGAATATTCAAACGCGGGCCGAAAAAATTGGCGGTGTAGCGACACTCACTTCGCCTAAACACGGAGGTTTTGTCGTTTTATTTGAGCGGCCTTGTGTATAA